The Rhopalosiphum maidis isolate BTI-1 chromosome 4, ASM367621v3, whole genome shotgun sequence region aaataaagtaaataattgcctatataatttacacaggATCTACAGACTACAATggtgcataatttttttttcaataataaatactattataataaatcagttATGTGGTTAACCTTATCAGTAATCAGGTATACATTACCATAGATATCAACAtcgaaaataaatcttaataacacatttacatatttaaaaaattaactttaattttattttttaacacatttacataaacaatacaataaactgaacacaaaaatcaaaagaaCACTTTATGAATTCTAACAATAACACAAGAAAGATATTGTTGACTCGGTATGGTaagaaatcatttttaaatcaaaaaaaataaaactgaatcttgtatatacttacctacttaatactcctaaaatacaatgtttaccgatgaaattattattgaatacgcGTGCAATAATTTTCGAACAGATACTAACTTCAACTGCAATGAGGTAAAGCAATGTTCAATCGCAAACAATACTAAAACAAATGATAAACAAAACCGTTCTAATCGAATTCCGGAATTAAAACAAGAATGCAAAAACTCGAGATTTTTAATGACGAGCAGACTTAACTCCAGATaccaactaaattttaaaaactatattcaaGAACTTTACAAAGCATTGATAAAAGAGTGCAACTATAacttattagatttaaattcgTTAAACACAACATTAGAATTTGAGTCTTTGACGAGTGTCACTAATCGAACGTTGAAAGCTATAAAGGTACTCGAGAATAGATTAAAGgattaatgtacaataataatattaaaatatatacgacaGACAAATGCAATTTCATTGAAATGCATAGTCCTATTAGTCctaatatctttatattattttcaggatcaacaaatattttcggTATTAGGatattttccaattatttcTAAAGAGCTGAAAAAACGTGGTTGGGTGGAAAAACGAGATCCGTACAGATcaccaataaattattcgcAGTGTTTAAAATCATCACGTAAAAATTTAACAGCATTCACATTTTTAGAACAATTGTATTCTTCATCATACCTACCAATTTACTTATGcacaatttatactttaagcATGGATAGTTAATTGGATCGAATCGCCTCCGCTGATATCGTCAATTAATGAAAAGGAAGGTGCCATGGAGCGTCTAAAAAGTTTACAATCGTGGAGTTTccttaaaaacaaaagatctaattttattttcgtcaCTAGAAAACAGTTAATTAATTGGTCCACTCTAAGTAAATTAACATGTGTCAGTCAGATTACAAGACACATCTTTTGTACCAAAGTATCTAtcaatatacatacctatttacagctagttattaaatatttggattAATTATTGACAAATTAAAGTTATCTCGTACtcgtaattagtttttaattactctAGCTACAATCTCTTGGACGCATGATTGAGAATACCTTCTGGATCGTTAATTTCAgactaaaatcataaataaataatttaaaatataataaaacactataCCAACAATTAAAGCACAGATAAATGAATAGAAATATTCAAactaattttcttaaatattatttcaaaaataaatacatactatatttatgaCTAGGGCTAGGATTTTAATGAcccaaaaaacctaaaaaaataatattaaaataacctaaaaaTGACCTTAAAAAATGcccaaaagataaaaaatgattttaaaatattataaaaatgcattataattattaattactattatttattaattaatatttcagtacacaattatttaaattaaaatattataaaaaaatgttaatttgggATATTCTTGATATGAATACTAAAGTTTGAAGTTTGGACTTATCATGCAATGGCCAGCTTGaaattttctgaaataaacaacaaaaaatactataaaataaaaaatatatacgtttatttttttattctgaaaattacgtaaattaatatattcattaattaaaatattacctagatttcaaaaaagtataaaaaatacccatgaaattgaaaaaatgacctaaaaatccataaaactacaaaaaatgcaaaaaaaagcaaaataaaaactatatattttgactTGTATATGACCAAATCACATTTTGTGCTTGAAAAGCTATGTCCTGTAAatcctaaaaataattgcaaaattCTATACTAATCCTATTTATGACTAtttggttataaattaaataatatttaaatagcaaATTTAACAAAGTGCAGCTTAGAAGAGGCAGCTGAtagtaattttgataataaattatttaattctattcAAAAATGctagttttatttatcttgattattatctatttggcTTTACATACTTGTGTACAAAATGAAAacaccattaaaaatatattctttcttgagttatattttttactacctCTATCTGCAATatacttgttattattttcgaatAAATTAATCCTTTCATGTAATTCGTTTAAACTATCGTGTATACAACATTAAAACACTAATCAGTGATCACTTCTATATTGACTAAgtcaatatttatctaaattttccatacatagtaataataattttcatatgttCGATATAGCCCAttagttgaatttttaaagGGCTTAATTCTAGTGTCTAGTTCAGCGGTTCTCAACCTCTTAATATTCGCGTACCACCTACAcggtttgaaaatttttacgtACCACctgaccattttttttatacttaataatatatacgtttatgttacatgtataaaattttattttattaggaatTACAAAATGataggaataaaatatttaatgtacaaaaagaaattaaattaaatatgtaaaattattattattattattattattatcatcatcatcattattaaccaaataaatcaaataatatttaatgttaaatgttaataatgattcattccaattttttttataaagggaGATTTTCTTCGCGTACCACTAGTGGTACGCGTACCATAGGTTGAGAAGCGCTGGTCTAGTTGTTAGgtgctattatataaattatcaaaataatttacagaagATCCTATATCAATGTTACCTTTGGTTAATAACGTaattgcaattaaaaaaaaaatactgaacttaacttaattaatcGATTGAGGGCATTTATCTACATTAGATATTtagatgtaattaaaaattaaaataattatctacctAAATACATTGCtgtctatttaaaaatgttacgtTTCCCTAAAACACAAATGATACAAGATAAACTGTTTTAAACGAAAGACCAGTGatgttctttttaatattatttcaatacataacGACATGACAGATTAATTAGTTGATTAATTAGCCATATggttaaatatctattttaaaatatagaatggTTTGGCGCAATGTTTGGAATCTTACAAAAATGTTGAGACAAATTTGATGTTTCCGAGATGTCATTATATTCGAAATGAAGCGGATAATGATGCATTTGTGGAAGATTACATTACAACAGCATTAGTAAgcacattaaaatttattgtaaaagcgattgaaaataataaaagaattttcACTGCAAATGGCAATGTAagtcttaatttaattgtaagtatacaaaaatattgaaatcttTTCTCTCATGAACTCACTAGATACCATatgaaattatcaattttgtggaacaatgtattatacaatttttgaataaacaaataactggTAATACAGAAACAGGTATATGGAAATTTAAGagtcaaaaagaaaaatggaGCGAATTTATGATTCATTACACAAAACTGATCATTGATAGTAACGCACAATTTAATCAAGAGTATACAAATGAATTAGAAGTAAATCAATCTTgtgtaacaattattattaacaataactttttaataattttaaaaaaagtatgtaaTCGGTCTCTATAAAGTAAGTATCAAGTATTCCTCGTTattgtaatggatgtgttaaatttgaagccaaataaattattagtaccattgtatatgtatacaataaaagatTCTATGCGGAGACGGTATATCAATCTGTAGTAGTATTAGGTACCTCCTCTGCGTCCTCTGAGCTTTGTTGTAGGTATTCCAAAAGAAGTGAGGTACACTCGTTAACACTAAGGTGCACTGTGTGTAActcatatttcaaattatttcttgtataataaaataactaaattatctattatattaggtgaatacatagtatattttaaatagcaaaATCTTATAACATCTAGTTTTGCctagataaaattttttaaagcatTTCTCTATGAAACtactacgtattataatttcataaaattataatttttccagATTCTAagcaaatataaatagttttattatttttataaaaatgttgttctaCCTGCaacataacttaataaaaacttaatgttttaaaacaataccataattattttgcAACCTTTATGCACGCATTTGTCGTAAGTTATCCGTTTTTCATCTCAGCAATACTTCATGGGGTTAATTTTCTGGCATTTCAAatgtcattactcattagtatgatatattttttatgtattttaatgataaaattttgatCACATCATACGGCGCTATTGATAGGCTATTTTAGCTACACCACTGTCGTGTGTACATTTTTCCAAGAATGTATTCGGATCctgtaaacaaaatttattttttattaaaacgtacTAAGACTCATAAGGTAGaaacaaatttaagtattttctataaattatctttaaaaataaaaaaatatactttggatttataaaaataaaatcatttgattgtatattaaaattaaaaagtattttttaaagctaATTTCTCATCGGCCagaatttacgtattttacatattaaaaattgttatataattatttaatattaaaagtgaaaaaatttagaatatataaatgcattttattcttgttaaaaatttactacaattgaataaaagaaaaatccaattcctatatagttattaaattatatgtattcaaaaatatttttaatttttaattttctagaaatacttaaattttttatcacgcatattaatagctattttatattatttttttgatatgttGATCTAccgtagttataaaataactagtgAAAATCTGTGcggtttacaataaatatatttctgatACTAGTTGTGTGGGTGACTGGCAGTAAACGCAATatcatagtaatttattattactacgtaCTACGCAGTTTAACAGAGACAAGATGTGCCCGCGAGTAACGGCAAAAGAATTGCCTAACATAACTCCTTAGACTTTAATAAGGAAacgtttgcaattttttttataagataattataaattaattgataagttGATATTAAACGACGTTACAATAATGACAACCGATTAGCACTTCACTACACATACGTATAGTGACATTGTTATATagcttttaatgataataaacagTTAACTTAAAAGCGCACATCTgaaaaaatcagtaaaaatacaCACAGCACCGATTTGACATCAATTTGTCAGTAGAATTGTGATTCCAGATGTtgcagtaattataatatttatttcgtgtTATGCTACAGCTAGATGTTTATgcgaaatgtaaatatttactggAAAAAATGAAACCGTATCGTCCCCAACACTATATAGACGGGATGACCAACACATGGATCATAAAACCCACGTCAAACTGTTCTGGTCACGGCATTATGCTGTCTAGAGATTTGCAGAcgatacaacaaaaaataactgaaa contains the following coding sequences:
- the LOC113558862 gene encoding LOW QUALITY PROTEIN: tubulin glycylase 3A-like (The sequence of the model RefSeq protein was modified relative to this genomic sequence to represent the inferred CDS: inserted 1 base in 1 codon; substituted 2 bases at 2 genomic stop codons), yielding MNSNNNTRKILLTRYGKKSFLNQKKXNXIYTMFTDEIIIEYACNNFRTDTNFNCNEVKQCSIANNTKTNDKQNRSNRIPELKQECKNSRFLMTSRLNSRYQLNFKNYIQELYKALIKECNYNLLDLNSLNTTLEFESLTSVTNRTLKAIKDQQIFSVLGYFPIISKELKKRGWVEKRDPYRSPINYSQCLKSSPWIVNWIESPPLISSINEKEGAMERLKSLQSWSFLKNKRSNFIFVTRKQLINWSTLSKLTCVSQITRHIFCTKNGLAQCLESYKNVETNLMFPRCHYIRNEADNDAFVEDYITTALVSTLKFIVKAIENNKRIFTANGNIPYEIINFVEQCIIQFLNKQITGNTETGIWKFKSQKEKWSEFMIHYTKLIIDSNAQFNQEYTNELELDVYAKCKYLLEKMKPYRPQHYIDGMTNTWIIKPTSNCSGHGIMLSRDLQTIQQKITETDIIRNNYILQKYIERPLLVYTCKIDLRQWFLVTNMSPVVVWMYKEGYVRFCANSFSMENMHESIHLSNVRLQIKYRKIXNSQVPEECMWDYRELQNHLRKIGQDYVWDELIFPGMSESIYAVLQAATDTSSYRDNTFQLFGADFLITENFIPYLIEINSTPGLNPSTSVIANLVPMLLSDIVKVTVDYKKNSNADTGLFVKVVPEKWKPSASTVVVDSCNQFDSSTAVVPFTFDYHRRWMDSVNKKLVALRLRNESSNVRKL